ATGTTTTGCCGCTAGCAATAGGTATAGTAAATAATGCCATGATAATAATTAGCATTCTTTTAAACATCTGAGCAATCCTATAAGCAAAAGTATCTTCAATTTAAAACAAGATACCTTCTCTTTACAACCATCCTTTATTGTCTAAATATTACACCGACCCTATTGATAATTAAGTATTTTTATAACTTCTTAAAAGCCGAGCGTAACTATTTGATATTGAATAGTTATATTATTTAATAACCATACAACCATGTGTTATATAGTTTTAAAATTAAACATTAGAATTAAATATATACATATTAAATATTGTAGTTACTTTAATATACTTTTTAAAATAGTTATTAAATTAAAAAATAGAATGGGAATATAAATAAAAATATTACCTGTCGTCCTTATATTTTTATTTATATACAAGGGGTTATAACAGTATGATTTTGAGTGCACAGCAAGTTGGAAAAGTGATTAAGGGTGAACAAGACCTTGTCATTTTACAAGACATTAGTTTTGATCTTAAAGCAGGTGATAGTTTAGCCATTGTAGGAAGCTCAGGTTCAGGTAAATCAACATTATTAGGACTACTTGCTGGTTTAGATACACCTAGCTCTGGCACTATTACATTAGCAGGAAAAATACTCAATCAATTAAATGAAGATCAGCGTGCTGCCGTAAGGGCTGAGAATGTTGGTTTTGTTTTTCAATCTTTTCAATTGCTTGATACATTAACAGCATTAGAAAATGTCATGTTACCCTTGGAGTTAGAGGGAAATAGTAATGCTAACAAACAAGCACACCAATTATTAGCAAGAGTAGGATTAAAACATCGCCTGCATCACTACCCTAAACAGCTATCAGGTGGTGAACAGCAAAGAGTTGCTATTGCTCGTGCCTTTGCCTCAAACCCTAAAATATTATTTGCCGATGAGCCAACAGGTAATTTAGATACTCATACAGGCGAACATATTAGCGATTTATTATTTGAACTTAATAGAGAACAATCTACAACACTAGTATTAGTAACTCATGAAGAACGACTCGCGAAACGTTGTCAACGACAAATTCAAATTGAAGCGGGTCAACTTACAAATGAGGCTAACTAAGGATGAGTAAGCTGGTTCCTATCAAATTATTCTCTCTCGCTTTTAGGCAACTGTTAAGAGATATAAGAGCAGGCGAGTTACGAATTTTATTCTTTGCTTTAATGATAGCTGTTACTTGTAGCACCGCTATTGGTTACTTTAGTGCTCGTTTACAAGCTTCAATGGAGACAAAAGCTGGTGAATTTTTAGCGGCAGACCTTGTTATTAGTGGTAGTTCTCCTGCAACCACTGAACAAATTAATGAAGGTGAAAAACTAGGCTTAACACAAGCCAAAACAGTTTCTTTTAGTACTGTTGTCATTAATCAAGATGAGATGCAGTTAGTAGGTGTTAAAGCGGTAGATAATAACTATCCCTTACGTGGACAACTAAAATACAAAACTGCTTTTGATATAACAGAACAAACAACATCTAATGGCCCTCCTGCTGGTGAAGTATGGGCTGAACAACGCTTATTTATCGCATTAAACGTTAACTTAGGGGATATGATTAATATTGGTAATGCTCAATTACGCGTCACCAAAATTCTAACTTATGAACCTGATCGCTCAATGGATTTTTATACGTTAAACCCTCATATTCTTATGAATATGTCTGATCTACCTGCCACCAATGCCATACAACCTGGTAGTCGTGCTAGTTATCGGCAACTTTGGGCAGGTACAGCAGAAGCCATCAATCAATATCACACCAAAATCACACCAACCATTGCCCCTCACCAACGTATTTTAACAGGGAAAGATGGCAATATTCAGCTAAACAATACACTGAGTAGAGGTGAAAACTATTTAAACTTAGCTAGCTTAGTAGCTATCTTGTTAGCCAGTGTAGCAGTTGCTCTCTCAGCCAATCAGTTTGCTACTCAACGTTTTGATAGTAGTGCATTACTGCGTTGTTTAGGTCTATCACGCAAGCAAGTGCTAATACTTTATACACTGCAACTTGCTTATATTGGCTTAATCGCCTGTATCTTAGGCGCTGCTTTAGGTTGGTTAGTACAATTAGGTTTATTTAAATTACTTGCTGGATTAGTTAGTGGCGTTCTTCCTTCTGTTGGCCTATCTCCAGCTTTAGCTGGTATAGCTACAGGCTTAATTGCTTTGGCAGGCTTTGCTATTCCGCCCTTAGCCGCATTGGGTAATACACCACCAATCCGTGTCTTACGCCAAGACATTTTCCCTACACCTCCTCGTAGTTGGTTTGTTTACGGTCTTGCTATCCTAGCTTTAGCCATTATCATGTGGAGACTTAGTTTAGATATTAGGTTAACTCTTTCACTAATGGGAGGCGGCTTAATAGCTATTGCTATGCTAGGTGGCCTATTATTATGGGGATTAAAAGGTTTAAGAAAACTATTAACAAAAGCCTCTTTACCTTGGCGATTAGGATTAGGACAATTACTCCACTATCCAATACGTGCTATTGGTCAAATTTTAGCCTTTGGTGTTATTTTAATGGCTATGGCTTTGATTATCTTACTACGTAGTGAATTATTAGATACATGGCAAAAGCAACTTCCGAAAAATGCGCCTAACTATTTTGCTATGAATATTACTGATGCTGAATTACCGCTATTTCAAGAACAGGTAAAGCAACTGTCTAACCATATTGCTCCCTATTATCCAATTATTGCTGGACGCTTAACAGAAGTAAAAGGAACGCCTGTTGCGCAACTAAACTTAACAGGTCGTGGAGATAATGCTACCCACCGTGACCTTAGCTTGACTTGGACAGCAGAACTGCCCAGTGAAAATATCATTACCAGTGGTGCATGGTGGTCTGACTCAACTGAAGATAAAACATTAGTTAAAGTTTCTTTAGAAGACGAATTAGCAAAAAGTTTAGGAGCCAATATAGGTGATCAACTGACCTTTGTAATTGGTGGTGTTGAATATAAAACCATTATGACCAGTACACGGAAAATTAATTGGGATAATTTTCAACCAAACTTCTTTGTAATCTTTGATCCAGAAAGTGTACAAAACATACCTGCTACTTATTTAACAAGCTTTTATATTGCTACTGGGCACGATAAAGAAATTGTTGAACTAGCAAGAAATTTTCCAACTGTTACCTTGCTGGATATTGATGGGTTACTAAAACAATTAAATACCATCCTTTCTCAAGTGACTATTGCTGTAGAATATATTTTATTATTTGTCTTATTGGCAGGTATTACGGTGCTATTTGCTGGCTTACAATCCACGTTAGATAATCGTATTCGCCAAGGTGCTTTATTAAGAACATTAGGTGCCAAAAGACAACTACTAAAACAAACACAAATTGCAGAGTTTGCTTTATTAGGTGCTATGGCTGGTGGTTTAGCTGCAATAGGTTGTGAAGTGATTAGTGGATTACTGTACCACTTTACTTTAAAAATTAGTTGGCACTTTCATCCTTGGTTATTGATATTACCTGTGATTGGGGCGATACTTATTGGCTGCATAGGTGTATGGGGCACTCGACGTACCATTAATAGTAGCCCCCTACAAGTATTGCGCGAAGGTTAATTTATTTAAAAATGCTAATATTTTAGAGAATCTATGAGTCGTTATCGTCCACCACGAAAAGCTGGTACTGCTCTTATTACCCCAGAAGGTGAAGCTAAATTACGGGCTGAACTACATGAGTTATGGCATGTAAAACGCCCCAAAATCACCCAATCAGTTAGTGAAGCAGCTGCCCAAGGTGATCGTTCTGAAAATGCTGAATATACCTATGGCAAAAAAATGCTACGGGAAATAGATAGCCGTGTACGTTTTCTAACTAAACGTCTAGAAGCATTAAAAGTAGTAGATCAACCACCTACCGATCAAACAAAAGTTTATTTTGCTGCATGGGTTAGTTTAGAGGATGAACAAGGTACAGAAATGCGTTGCCGTATTGTCGGCCCCGATGAATTAGACTTAAAAAACAATCATATTAGTATTGACTCTCCTCTAGCCAGAGCATTACTAGGAAAAACATTAGATGCAGAAGTAATGGTACAAACACCAACGGGTATTAAACGTTGGTATATTCTAGATATAACTTATTAAATGTTATGACCAATAGCTTGTTTGCGGTTCTTAAAAAACTTAAGCCTTTTTGGCTTACCCTACGACCTACTTGTTTACTGTGCCTAACAACAATTAAAAACAGCACATTAGCTATTTGTGACGATTGCAGAAAAGATTTACCTGCTATAATACAAGGTTGTCAATATTGTGGTTTACCTATTCCACATCAGGGTATTTGTGGACAATGTCTACAACAACCTCCTAGCTATCATAAGATTATAGCCCCTTATCGTTATGACTTCCCTATTGCCCAACTTATTGCTAAATTTAAATACCAACAACAATGGCCTATGGGGTATCTACTAGCATCACTATTAATAGAATACTTACAGCAAAATTATAATAATAGCTTAGCCAAACCACAGTATTTAATCCCTGTCCCACAGTCTAAACAACGATTACGACAACGAGGTTTTAACCAAGCAGAAATGCTTGCTAAATGGTTAGGTAAAAATTTAACTATACCCACCCAATACCATTTACTTACTAGGGTGATAGATACACCACCCCAACAACAACTTTCTGCTAAAAAGCGATTACAAAACTTAAAAAATGCATTTAATATTAATCCTTCTATCAATATTAACAATGCACATTTAGCTATTGTTGACGATGTGGTTACCACAGGTGCAA
This portion of the Entomomonas sp. E2T0 genome encodes:
- a CDS encoding ComF family protein, whose protein sequence is MTNSLFAVLKKLKPFWLTLRPTCLLCLTTIKNSTLAICDDCRKDLPAIIQGCQYCGLPIPHQGICGQCLQQPPSYHKIIAPYRYDFPIAQLIAKFKYQQQWPMGYLLASLLIEYLQQNYNNSLAKPQYLIPVPQSKQRLRQRGFNQAEMLAKWLGKNLTIPTQYHLLTRVIDTPPQQQLSAKKRLQNLKNAFNINPSININNAHLAIVDDVVTTGATANILTKILYKAGATRVDIYTIARTPQTFK
- the greB gene encoding transcription elongation factor GreB, yielding MSRYRPPRKAGTALITPEGEAKLRAELHELWHVKRPKITQSVSEAAAQGDRSENAEYTYGKKMLREIDSRVRFLTKRLEALKVVDQPPTDQTKVYFAAWVSLEDEQGTEMRCRIVGPDELDLKNNHISIDSPLARALLGKTLDAEVMVQTPTGIKRWYILDITY
- a CDS encoding ABC transporter ATP-binding protein — translated: MILSAQQVGKVIKGEQDLVILQDISFDLKAGDSLAIVGSSGSGKSTLLGLLAGLDTPSSGTITLAGKILNQLNEDQRAAVRAENVGFVFQSFQLLDTLTALENVMLPLELEGNSNANKQAHQLLARVGLKHRLHHYPKQLSGGEQQRVAIARAFASNPKILFADEPTGNLDTHTGEHISDLLFELNREQSTTLVLVTHEERLAKRCQRQIQIEAGQLTNEAN
- a CDS encoding ABC transporter permease → MSKLVPIKLFSLAFRQLLRDIRAGELRILFFALMIAVTCSTAIGYFSARLQASMETKAGEFLAADLVISGSSPATTEQINEGEKLGLTQAKTVSFSTVVINQDEMQLVGVKAVDNNYPLRGQLKYKTAFDITEQTTSNGPPAGEVWAEQRLFIALNVNLGDMINIGNAQLRVTKILTYEPDRSMDFYTLNPHILMNMSDLPATNAIQPGSRASYRQLWAGTAEAINQYHTKITPTIAPHQRILTGKDGNIQLNNTLSRGENYLNLASLVAILLASVAVALSANQFATQRFDSSALLRCLGLSRKQVLILYTLQLAYIGLIACILGAALGWLVQLGLFKLLAGLVSGVLPSVGLSPALAGIATGLIALAGFAIPPLAALGNTPPIRVLRQDIFPTPPRSWFVYGLAILALAIIMWRLSLDIRLTLSLMGGGLIAIAMLGGLLLWGLKGLRKLLTKASLPWRLGLGQLLHYPIRAIGQILAFGVILMAMALIILLRSELLDTWQKQLPKNAPNYFAMNITDAELPLFQEQVKQLSNHIAPYYPIIAGRLTEVKGTPVAQLNLTGRGDNATHRDLSLTWTAELPSENIITSGAWWSDSTEDKTLVKVSLEDELAKSLGANIGDQLTFVIGGVEYKTIMTSTRKINWDNFQPNFFVIFDPESVQNIPATYLTSFYIATGHDKEIVELARNFPTVTLLDIDGLLKQLNTILSQVTIAVEYILLFVLLAGITVLFAGLQSTLDNRIRQGALLRTLGAKRQLLKQTQIAEFALLGAMAGGLAAIGCEVISGLLYHFTLKISWHFHPWLLILPVIGAILIGCIGVWGTRRTINSSPLQVLREG